AGACAAAGTGGGCATGGAAGAGTCCATGTCGAAGTCCTGTAAGCCCTATTGTGTACGTACATGTAGGATCAGTGTGGTTAAGAAGCCAGGGAGTTTCATTagttaacattgatgtatttttCTTTGATTATATTTTTTTCCCATAAACTTCTTGTATTAGCAGTAATCATGGTATTTGGACAGTGAGTATTAAGGCTAAAGTTATACCCCACATTGATGAAAGTAAGGTTTGTTAATTATAGTGTCACTCCTATCTCTCATTCCAGACGCCTGGGGAGAAGGCAGTTTGATAATTGTACACTATATTTTACTGAATGCCAGCTATAAAGCAACCGGCCACAATAGAAATAACTGACAATAGGGCTCAAACCTTTGACCCTCCCATTCACGACATAAAAAACTGtttaataatacatgtaataagtgaaataaatattgtaaattctGCTATAAATTGTGCTTGTCAGGTCTTATTTGTTGAACATAGGAATTAGGGGTGGCAATAACAACCCATCTGTTAACTGAGGGCAATGTCCTCAAGTTCAGCTGTGTTGGATTTTGTCAATATTGGACTGCTTGCCTGACTGTGCTATTCCAGGCAAGCCATTGGTTCAATGGAAATGGAACTGCTGGATAGTGGAGTTTATGCTCTTGATTCAACAGTGCATTGTGTAGACATCCTATCACAGTGCAGAGAATGATATGGTAGAAACCATTCGATTGCCTATGCGTTGTTGGTTTGGTTTGACTGTCCTTCAAAAAGATCCACCTCCTAACAAGCCCTGAAAAGGTACACGTCAACTCTGCCTCCAAACACTCCCGACAAAAGTTTCCCCGAGAGAAACAGTGCCCTGTAACTGATGTACTAGTGTGAAATGACAGGGCAACAGTCATTTCTAGGACCCTTCAACATCATTCTGTTCATAACAAAGCAATTGACACAAATTCATTCtcatttttcaaaagttgtAAAGTTTTAATGCCTTCtccaataattacaaaatagcTCTATACAAATCCCTAAATAAAAGTGAACAAAATCTCATGTGCAAAAATACTCTGTAATAATCATTACATATACTGTGTCATGTCATAATAAAGAACATATCACCTATAACATTGAATATCAATACATAAATACTGCATGTGACCATGTActtttaaagggagaatatcTACAATATTAGCACATTTTTGATAAGAGAACAAAAGACCAGAAAACCGAGGacaccaaatacatgtaatgtatttgTTTCCCTAAGCTAGGCTCATATTCTAATTCCACCTCTCACACATCTGAAATAGAAAGGCTGATATAATACCCCCCATAgcataaatcaatttgaaattttgaagctAGAATTTAACAAATCAAGTTCGatccatgatcatgataaaacaaTCCTTGAAGCAAGGTGAGAAAAACCATCAATCTGGAATTATTCATACTACGTGTATATACCATCTACATGTTGTAGACTTTGCAAAATAATCTCTCTCATGATCATAATATATATAATTTCAGTAAAATCAAGAGTTTTCTGTCAGATTTGATATGTCAGAAAGAACTATGATCACACAGACATGGAGTGCATAGGTGGAATAACTGTAAAGATACACTAGCCTATTGTATTCTACATTTACCCGAATACAAATGCATGATATGACTTCTTACAACCAACATCAGTCCTGATCCTACTGGATTTTCAGACTAAACCCCAACAATTCCCTTCATCGCGATTGTGATTGGGAGCCAACGATACTCACAAAATACAGACTCAGATTATTTGAAACAGATAACAATTTTCAAGCCAACACCGCTCAGTCCTCTAAGAACTTTCGCCTCACAGCTTCGGTTATATCCGAATACATGTAGAAGTTTCTTGGGACACCTTCAAACTCGTTTCTTTCAATTTCCCAATACAAAGTTtgagcccctcccccccccccatcctctTGAGTTGAACCGGAAATCAAAGTTTCATAGCAAAGTACATCATTAAGAGATAACATGAGGTTATGTTCACAGACAGCAGGTCATAAAATGTCCGATATAATTTTAGATTTAATtgctcatatacatgtatttcactcCATTTAACCGGCTACTATTTACACTAGAGTTTTCACTAAAAGCATGACTTTAGCATTATCATTGTTACCAAGACAATACTAAATCAAAAGATGATATACAAACAAGTTCTCTTAGAGTAATTggtgttttggtaaaaaagtcaTTCAAGGATCTTCTTGGTAAGAACTATTATTGTACAGGGATCGGAGATGAATGAGCATGTTCATCCCAACAGTTGACTGCTTTATAAGAAAACCAGCACCAGAGTTAGGAACATAATGGGCTTAGGGCATAACCCTCTATCACCCCTCTCAAATATTATACTACTTCAGCAGGTATTATGTCCTGAGGTAAACGGTTTCTTGACAATTCAGCAGCACATTGGTCCCTCTTATCTCCACATCACAGAGCCGCCACCTCACTCTCAGATCTGCAATGTAAGCATGTTTGATTTATTATACTGATACGTCTCTTTATTCTTCCTGAGTGCATCAACAGACTTGCAGTGGGTCACAAAAATTACCCACTGGCCCTGGATCAATTCCAAGTAAGACCTATGTACTCCTTGCAGTGCAGCTGAAAGGTTTAATCAGAGACTAAAATCGCCCTCACAGTCTGATATCTTGCAAGCCATCAGGCTTCAGATATTCCTGTCAAGCAGTCCAATCTGGAAAGAGCCAACTTACTACATTTCAACGGTGTCTAGATTGATGCGACTGTGCTACCACCACCTACAATACACATTGcaagttctcaaaatatcaaacatataCAGTAgtcagtagaacctcccttaacggacacctctctattaaggacaccctctctattaaggacactagttttggtcccaaattggttgtttccattcaatttgacctctctaatcaggacacctctctatcaaggacagcacttgtcagtcccgagggtgtccttaatagagaggttctactgtatttgactcacaacaaatgaacaaatgATACTTACATCAAATTCATTGCTATAACCGACCAAATAGTTCTTCTTCCGATTGAAATAGGCCAAGACAAATCTCCCAGTAAGCTTTGCTGTGTAGCTGCCACCAAACTTTATCTCGGACTCGTCATTTTTCTCCTGTGGTTTTGCCCACTCATAGGTCAGGTGATCCTCTGGGTGCTTGAAGTCACTCTGTAAGTTAAGAGTATGTGAGTAACTGACAAGGTCTTGGCCATCCGTCTCTGGGGGATAATTGATATTTGAGCTCTAGATTCCTGGGGAACATGACGACAAAGAGGAACCAACCCGGCACTGGGTTGGAGAACCTCATCTTCTTGTCAGATATCAATGTCTACTTGCCACTTCTGAGCAGCTTACCACTCTAATGGGAGTGATTTTTAAGCTCCTTAACTTACAATCACCACAGAGTTTAGGAATTGTGTTTGCCATGCCAAACTAAGCTGGTCGTTGAAAACCTTGGATTCTGACCTGACCTGAACTTACTCGATATAAGCCTATCCAATCCCATGTTGAAACCTCCAAGTCACCACTAACAGAATAGTTTGCTTCGTTATCCTGGCCAGGCTTCCAATCACACACAGTGGTGAACTGGACTGGCATTGAGGGACTCTCATTCAATACCTACAAGAAATGTGAATAAAAGTAAAGAAACATAGCCAGAAGTTTAAGTTTTGGGTTctagaaaagtgtgatatcaacAATGTTGGTAGTTGTCCTCAGACTTTACACTTTAAACCTGTTCTATCCTGAAACCAATCAGttgaactcagatgagctgctcaatcggCACTTGACTATaacctgagcatttccgacCGGTGCCCACTTTTACACCTGGGTAGTGTAAGGCGTGGATAGCAAAAACACATGCCTAGAGTCTTACGTCTCATGTACTATGATGAGGCCAACTAAAAGTCCTTTATAGCCAACACAAAATGCTGCCTAACCTTAATTTCAAAGCCAGCACTGACAGGCTTATGATCGCTGTTTTTGTATTCTTGATAATTTCTATAATAAAGTTGTTGGGCAGAGAGAGTAACATCTTTAAAGGAATCTTCATGTGTCATCCACAAGATTCGGTCAGTCCAGGCAGGTTTTCGTTGTTTTTCACTGAAAGAGAAAGAATTTGTGAGAGTTACTGCGGTCCAACCATcaccaaaatcatgaaaaatgccTATTCTACtaacaaagaaaaagaaagaatttTTTACCTTGAGTCATAGTCATCTGTTcctatatcgtatttatatgtTGGATCAAAATTTAGTGGGCCTTCCTCAAAGTCAACAAAGATGATTTCTTCTTTTCTACTTTTGTTGAGCTGTAACAAAGAGTTCTCCATTTTATCCAAATTTTATCATAAATTGATTACGATAAATTGCCCTTGTGCCTACTAGGCCTAGTGTAACAGTGTCTATTCCACGACCAGTGCAGTTGACAGTTGCTACAGCAGACCCTCATGGAGACAGAATTGCTAGAGTGCGGTCGAGAGCTCAGACAAGGCAGGTGTGAAGCAAAACAACTCATTCTTGAGATAATTTGCCGTTATGGGATGCTTGCTAATATAACAATCTCCATGAATTTGTCTGGATAATTACTTTCTCGTCTCAGTGCAAAATTGGAGAAATGAATTTGTCTGGACGAAGAGTTCAGTGAAAAACTGAGAGACTACGAGAAAAAATTACCCTACCTGGTCATGAGGCCACATAGTTTGAAGCTCTCCTTTCTTTACTCTATGTTCAATCTCAGTCTTGTCCAAGTCATCGATACGGAAATTTAAATCTCCCATCCAGAAAACATAACTGTAAAAGATGGAAAGAAAATAAAGTCCTGAAGACTTAAACTTCCTCCACAACcggtactttttcttgatagttTGATTTATTTCCTCCATTAAGAGAGGAGTGGTATGAGCCCCATCACCAAGCAAAAACACAGCAAGCAAAAGAGGAATTTTAAAACTTACTCATGATCAAGAATGAAGTCCACATCAGAGTCCCGAAATTTCTGAGCATCAAGTATATCCATGTAGTCCTGAAGGAAATGAATTGGGGAAACTATATCACAAATCTACACGTACATGCTGGAGGCAGTGGCTAACAACAGCTGAGCATTCAGTCTGCAGTTAAGGCTAAGCCATGCACATTCAGTTAGTATGAACACACTTTTCCCTCAAATGCAAAGACTCTGTCATCAATCAGTCCTTTACATAATACACATAGACACTCCTTTCTTAGCCTTACCTCAATTCTCTCTTTAACCTTGGGGTCATGGGCAGTGAGATGGCAGTTGACAAAGATCAAGTTGACACCACAGTAGTCAAGTCTGATACTGACACCTCCTTTATTAGCCTGAAGACAAATCAATTAAAGAGCAATTTGACACTCGATTTAAACAGGTATTGGACTTGAGGCAATATTTCAACTGTATCCTTGTTACACATGGAGAATCTGGTGATGCccatcaaattttgtttttgtttactatcaaaaacattaaacaacaaaaatagatttgattaaaagtACATGGCATATTCAGCACGTTCTCTCCGTTTGGTCTTTCAACAAAATTAAGTTGCTTGTGAAACTATCCAGCCCCAAATTTAGCTCAAGTGCCAAGTCTAACACTTTTGAGATTAAAATACTTAACTTACAATTAAACCACCAAATCCTGTCTTGGTACTTTCTGATTCTACATTTGAAACATCGAGCAGTTTTGTCCTCTTGACAAAAACTTGTGTCAGCAGCCATCCTAGAGTTCTTGTTTTAATCTGGATTATGAAAATAGCATCATAATATACTTGTGTATCACGTTATCTGTTTTGTAATGTATTATATACAacaaagaatcaataaagactagtctttatcaattcttgggaCTAGATGTAGTATTCAATAGAAATGAAAGATGATTGATTGCATACAGTGCACATGGTTTCAACAAAGAATGCCCAAAATGGCTTTCGCCCTGAAGCAGTTTGAAACAGCAGTAATCGCTCTTGGCAGCATTTTGTTGCAAGTCTCTAATAAGGTTGGACATCAACTGGGGTACCTGTTGACTCTGTCGTTACCCTGGAAGGAGGAGTCTATCCCAAGCTATTCCTGTTTCTTACCTGTTTTGATCTTTTGTTTCCCATAAAGTGCACGAGTTTCACAGACTGCCAATTTTCCATCAAAGTAAAAGTGTGGCAACCAAAGTAAAGTGAATTGCCCAGATCACAATGTCAATAAAAGTCAAAGGTGGTCAACCCTACTTACTCGTACATATCCTTTGCTAGTCAGAAAAGATAATATCCTATTTGACCACTGGGTTTCATCTGCCATTTCCTGTAATCTGAAAAATGAAACAACACCAGCATGAAAAGGGTaaaatcacaaaaattcgaaCACAAATGAAGTCCAATATTTGCTGACTTTATTAGAGATAAGAGGAATGCCAAAATGAAATCTACATGCATGTATTGTTATTCAAAAACAGATTTGGATAAGCCTTACTCTTATGATTTAAAGCGCCTACAAGTTAACAGGATATACTCACCCGACAGCCATAAGCTCCGGTGCGGTCTCCCCGGTTAATCCCAGCCATGAGTCGAAGTTAATCGGTGGTCCCTGTTCCGCGACATTCCATGTCGCCACATGAATCCTGTAAAAAATGAATTATCAGATGACAGTGGGTAGCCAAGAATGAGACAGGACCGCAAAGGCCCTTTTACAGATATGCTGGTccacctagggtcggaccaacaaacctGACACATAAATTCAGTAGTGACTATAGTATAGTAGAAAGTAGTGGTAGGCTAGTGCATTGCCATTGCGTAGTGCCAGTAGCAGTGCACTGCCTAGGCCTATTGACACTTGAGCGCCAACTAACTTGAGGAGTTGAGGAAATAGGAAAAATTGTGAAAAGTTAAAGGTCATTTTACATAAATCATTGCACTCTATTCACCAGCAAATGTATTGAACCGCTTCAGAACAAGAAACACTTGCTTGCTGACAACGAATTAAGGTTTGACATAATTCAAATGTTGAGATAATTTGTAAGATTTATACCGAGAATTTCTATCAAATGCGGCCATCTTGCTTTATGGAGACTGGTTTTTAGTTCCATTCTATCTCAATGTACAGTGTACCAAATATAGACGTTGTACACAAAACTAGTCTGCGGTTATTTCGCTTCCTGAGCCATTCGCCCccgtcgtttcgctccaaattgaagtcgtttcgctcccttgtcATGCAGCGTACTCCGTAGTACCGGTTAGAGTAAGGTGGGAAACGTGCCCCGTTCACTGACACAGTGACAGTCCAGTCCGCTGATACCCCAACAGTGCGTCCGTACCCTACTTATGCGACCGtatgcaaaaataaattttggccattttgaatgcgAATGCCACACTTAAACGATCCTCTTCTTGATGATGGCTACAAAGCCAAGCTAAATTTATGCATGTACTGTAGGCTAGTTGGTACGCCAgttaaggttgtgactatgtctcagGCTGTGACGTAGATAGGTCTGCTTGCCTCGGCTCGTGTCTTCTTCTCATTGTCCACGAAAAAGATAGTTCTGAATGTATAATATGATTGGCATCTCTGGTCCTGTAATAAGATGCAACGTTATTAACCAATTCTATTGTCTCCTTTTTAACAAAGTTTCAAAGAGAAGAGTAGAAACTGATGATGGATTCAGATGTGTCGTCGGAGCCAGTGACAAGGAGTGTGTCAGTTCCAAAAACCATCCTCGATCGTCAGCATCTCAATGAATGGCTGATGTTACAGAAGAGGGAACAAGAGGTTGCCCTAGAAACAGCCAGGTCTCTCCGCAGTCTCTCAAATGATGTTCAGGATCCAGAGCTACAGAAAGAAAAGTAAGACTTTCCACATAAAACTTGTCATTCGGTCTCAGGTCAATTTCATGAAGTTGGGTGCTCCAAGGTGAGAGTCATCTCGAACTCAGATCTGTATGCACATGACAACCCTCCCATCACATTCTGTCATTAGACGGAAATAGTTTTTTCACCAGAAAATATATAGTCCAGAGAGAAGAGAAACTAACTATGTCTAAAAGAACAGAAACTAACTGCTTAGTTTAAAGGAGAAGGAGGAAATTAACAATAAAAGAACTTTTACCTCTTCTTTTTCAGTATACTTGCTTTGCAGAAGAAGTTGGCAGATGTATTGTCAGTGCAGTCAAGCAAGCAGTTAATTGTGAAAAGGTATGCTCCTAGAGTACTCCAATCGTTTGTCATTTCATTGTCAGATAGAAACATGGCTTGAAGGGGTCTTGAAAATCTGTTAAAAAACAGTTTCATTATGTCTGAAGCCTGATCCCCTTGGGTTACTTTCAGTTTTAAACTGTGACAAAACATCTGTAGAGGTTTTAGCTCATTTTCTGAGCAGAAGGTTCAAATCCTCCGGAAAGGGGGACCTGATTCAGGGGGATACCTGTAGCTGTTCATCTATGAGGAATTTGTTCATCTCATTAATTCAGAATGCAGCTTGGGTCAGAACTGCTGAAATATCTCTACCCACATGCAGTGCAGGATGGCGCTGGAGATGGACCAGTCATTGACAATCAAAAGCAGAGGTAATTTGGCTAATTTCTCTTCATCCTT
This is a stretch of genomic DNA from Lineus longissimus chromosome 2, tnLinLong1.2, whole genome shotgun sequence. It encodes these proteins:
- the LOC135483239 gene encoding phosphatidylinositol 4,5-bisphosphate 5-phosphatase A-like isoform X1 translates to MAAFDRNSRIHVATWNVAEQGPPINFDSWLGLTGETAPELMAVGLQEMADETQWSNRILSFLTSKGYVRIKTRTLGWLLTQVFVKRTKLLDVSNVESESTKTGFGGLIANKGGVSIRLDYCGVNLIFVNCHLTAHDPKVKERIEDYMDILDAQKFRDSDVDFILDHDYVFWMGDLNFRIDDLDKTEIEHRVKKGELQTMWPHDQLNKSRKEEIIFVDFEEGPLNFDPTYKYDIGTDDYDSSEKQRKPAWTDRILWMTHEDSFKDVTLSAQQLYYRNYQEYKNSDHKPVSAGFEIKVLNESPSMPVQFTTVCDWKPGQDNEANYSVSGDLEVSTWDWIGLYRSDFKHPEDHLTYEWAKPQEKNDESEIKFGGSYTAKLTGRFVLAYFNRKKNYLVGYSNEFDI
- the LOC135483239 gene encoding phosphatidylinositol 4,5-bisphosphate 5-phosphatase A-like isoform X2; the encoded protein is MIHVATWNVAEQGPPINFDSWLGLTGETAPELMAVGLQEMADETQWSNRILSFLTSKGYVRIKTRTLGWLLTQVFVKRTKLLDVSNVESESTKTGFGGLIANKGGVSIRLDYCGVNLIFVNCHLTAHDPKVKERIEDYMDILDAQKFRDSDVDFILDHDYVFWMGDLNFRIDDLDKTEIEHRVKKGELQTMWPHDQLNKSRKEEIIFVDFEEGPLNFDPTYKYDIGTDDYDSSEKQRKPAWTDRILWMTHEDSFKDVTLSAQQLYYRNYQEYKNSDHKPVSAGFEIKVLNESPSMPVQFTTVCDWKPGQDNEANYSVSGDLEVSTWDWIGLYRSDFKHPEDHLTYEWAKPQEKNDESEIKFGGSYTAKLTGRFVLAYFNRKKNYLVGYSNEFDI